The following nucleotide sequence is from Mytilus edulis chromosome 13, xbMytEdul2.2, whole genome shotgun sequence.
TCGATGCCGCTGTCGTCAATCTGAAGTGGAAACTTTCGTTCCCTCTTGGCACCAATGGGAGTTGAATGTCTTAATGGCATCCTGGGTGGTAATGGCAAGCTATTGCCATCTCCACTAACACTGTTAGACCGGGGTGGTATAGCAGGGGCTCTAGTGGGACTTGGTAAGTTAGTTGCATCTCTTTCTTTAACATGCTGAATGGTCCCTGAATCAACGCTCATTGAGTGATGCAAAGTTGGTATCTTAACATGTAATTTAGAATTATAAGTTTTATGATTCATACCTTGACCAACACGACCTCCACGTATGGGGATAGCACCACCTCTTAACATTCTTAAAGGGTTTGTTTCCACATCTTCATCCCCACCAGTGGATGAGGACATAGCTCCTTTACCAGGAATACCTTGGGGTTCACGAATATTACGAGAATGTCCTTCCTCACTACCGCTGATTACTCCTCTTTGATGATCAAGGGAGCGTCGTATTCTACTCTCCCTTGCAAGTTTATTCATAATTTCACGAGGGGAAGGTTCAGAAAAGTCCTCCCCTACAAAAAGACTGGAAGATTTATTGTAAGAATCCCTACGAGAATCATCCTGACGATTGACTTCTGTAGCACTATTTACCGACTCCGTACCAGAATCAGTATGAACATTGTCTGAATCAGGTTCATCAATCCTTAATACTTCTACATTGTTTTTAATGTCTTCAGAGTCACACTCTGATGTTTGTTCACTAGAAGTGTCTAAAATTTTAGGTCTATATTCATCTTCTGGTAGTTTTACTTTCAGATCATATTCTTGAGGAATTTCTGGCGGTGGTTTTTGTGGACGAGGCACAGGTTCTACTCTCTGTATGATTTCTGGTCTAGGTTTTGGAGCAGGTATTGGTATATCAGATCGTTTGCTGTCAGGCCGTGGTTTTGGAACTGGTTTCTGATGATAACTCATCTCTGTAAAttgattaaaattcatttcagGTGGTTCTAAGTCAAAGTCATCTATCATTGCAAGAGGCACCCCATATGTACTATCTTGATGTACAGGAGTAACCTCCCTTCTTTCTGGTGTAACCTCTCTTTTcattggagttatttccctttttgcaGGAGTAATTTCTCTTTTTGCAGGAGTTATATCTCTCTTTGCAGGAATTATTTCTCTTTTCGCAGGAGTAATTTCTCTTCTAACTGGAGTTAACTCCCTTTTGACAGGAGTTACCTCTCTTTTAGGTGGAGTAACTTCCCTTTCTTCAGAGGAGTATGAAGTACCAGATTTTTCCTTCACAGAACCTCTCATAACTAACTGGTTATAAGCCTCCATTGCTCCAGGAGGAACACTTTCTACTTGATCTGCTTTATTTTTGATCTCCTCGGAGAAAGTACGTTGACGATCAAGTTTCGGACTACGTTTAAATGAGAATTTGAATCTTGATCCATTCTGTGGTGACCCTGAATCACTTTCTGAATCTGACTGATATTTATCAGGTGACGAAGGTTCTTGTGATGATGACATATGAGAACGAGAACTTAATTCATTTGCCATGGCGATAGCATCATCTATCATTTTTTCATCAGATGCTGACATTGGTTTGACTTTGGCTTGTTTTCGTGGTTCTGGTTTCGGAGGCTCCCTGTTTCGAGGTTCCTGCAAGGCAAAAATTGAACATGCATAGTGATTACATAAATAGATACATGCTGTCTATAATAAAGATATTTTCATATACTCCAGACTTGATTATACTGAAGAAAAGCTGAAGATAATTTCTATAAGAAGAATATAATAATTACCCTATATCCCTTTTCTCCTAATGAgaatatacaatatttatatgtgaatgtatatgtaaaaaaaaaaaggatatttaaTTCAGATTTATGATTTTTTCAATCTGTCCATTCATCAATTGCTTGTATAGATTGATTGTTCCTTGTACGTCAGAGATTGTAAATTGAGCAACAGCAACATGCAATGCCATGCACATAATGATCACAGTTgaatttttttgtgtttgtttttttaaagtttttttttctttctattttatatcataatacacttttttaaagcaaattaaagagaaatatatgtttcattccatataatttaacaaaattttgcaGAGAAGAAAGATTGAACAGCTATAGCTGTTAAGAGGAAGTAGAATTAGAGGCAGACATACTAGTCTAGGTGGTTGAACAGGAAGTGGTGGTGGTGGTGACTTTGATCCTCTCCCATTGGTCATCAGTTTAGGAGGCGATTCATGTTGAGGTGTTGTAGTTGCTGATGAATCATTTGAAGATGAGTTTGCCAACTTTGCCTCTTTGTCGTTTATTGCTTTCAATACTTCATCCATAAATGAAGGTCCGAAATCAAAAGAACTCTGTAAAATGTCAAGTTTTataattaaatatcaataaaaaaaaagatatggtaaaTATACAGAAATGACATGTCAGACGGCAatcttacaacaacaaaaaaacaacaaacaaaaacatgtagAGATCAGTGAAAGTTATTTAATAATAGACTATGCTTGCTATGATATGGACAAATTATGAATAAATGTCAATACATTTAatgatttgcattttttttttaaatcaaaatcgcaatatttttctcaagaacaaaaatttaattgtgttttattttataactaatGGTCTTGAATCAGGGAAGACTTGTGCCCACGTAAAACTGATTTTAACAGTTAAACACCCATCATACGTTTTACCTGTCCCTAGTCAGGTTATCTGTTTTAAGTTGTAGTCTTTGTATTTAACTTTTTGGAGGAATCTGTATTGTCGGTTTAtgtgattttttatttcattatctaATATTTTTGGTAATGTCTATTATAGTTTTTTTTGACATTATCTAATTTATCTTTTATTAATTACAGTGTATTCTGTTTATCCATCACACAAGAGGACCAGAAAAAAAGTTGGATTAAGCAGGGTAttggaatactcaggtttttttCTGCAACAATAGGCATATTTTGGGATAGCCCTAAGATGTTATGAATCATAGACTGTTAGTACAAAcgtttatatatgatttattttttcataccGACATGTCAGGCATTTTGAAGTCAGCAAATATAGAATCATCATCTATATCTTGATACTGGAAATCTCCACTATCAACCTCGTCTGTCCTTGTTACATATTGACTGTCTATAGATTCCTGACTTATCCAGGAGTGACCATTAGTACCCAGAGATCCATTCATATTATGTCCATTTTCATCTCTATTAAGACTCACAGTTGATATCCGACTTTCACCTTCTTTCCCTGGAAGATAGATCATAATCATCATTACTTACTATAATTGTAATTACTTCTTTCCTTTCAATAATCTATCCAGGTtgtattttctatttttgaaCATCCATAAACTATATGGCCCTGTATTAACATGATTTTTTCATAGCATTTtcaaattaacatattttaagatGGATGTCTTTTTATCCTAAGCATGGAATTAGATCACCATTAATTTCTTTccataaattaaatacaaaaatttaaaagtaaatgtttCTGTTTTAGGGTCTTGATGCTATGCAGATATATTTACAACAAAGGCTTattttcattgttgaaagctatactgtgacctatatttgttgACTTTAATGtcaatttggtctctgatggagagtggtctcattggcaataatagctcatcttcttatttttacattataatattGTAGTTTTTTCTgcatattacaaaatgtataataaaatatatcataatgaaatATCTTTTATATGATTTTGCAAAATCTAAATACCAACCTGTACTAGCAACTTTGACTGGCAGTTTGTCGTAATTATCACCAATGAAACCAACATCACCGAAAATAGCACCATCGTAACCAATATGCCCTGTGTGACGAAGGTCATTCTGTGGACCACTGATCATCTCAGCATTGAACCGCCTTAATGACTTCCTGTTTGATTctgcaataaataaataataattttaatatattatggagatttttttatttaatgtttgaaGTCAAGTTCCTGAAAAGTAAAATGTAAACAGAAACAGAAATtgctaaaaatggaaaataaaattttatatcaaGATTATCCAATGACATTTTTCAACAGAAATTGACGAAActgattaataaaattatgtttcgAAATATTTCCTTTTACATATATagagaataaaaaataattcttatattAGTTTTAAAACTGATTAAATCATGTGTAAGCGTTGACTGTGTCATTGCATATTTCTGTGTATTATTTAAGCATGTGGCCATTCCCATACAATGGAAGCAATATCTGTGGTACAATATATACCTTTAAACCTGTGTCATTTAACTATACTTGTGTTTCATATTTatgtaaatatcaaataaaatatatgagcTTTGACAATCTATAACATATGACAATttcctttgaaaaaaatttgacTTGGTATGAAAGCCCTCTGGTCAAAATTTATAAGAACAGAATTTACAATGATACAGGAGTATCTTTTATGATGAACAGTAATATCTGTCTAAATTAACTGTATCCCTCAGGACTGTGTTTGGCATAGACACTAGTGTCCACAGTTTACTGGTTTAATTACTACAGAATGTTCTTATTACAAGAGATCAGATGGTTTTAATCAGTTAGTTTtcactgttaaaatatttctctAAAATAAATTCTTAATAATTGACATCTTTTATAAAACCCTGAACCTGGAAGGAACCTGTTAGTTTGGAAAAGGTCAAGGATCAGATATAGGGTTCACTCCATTCTAATGTAATTAGTAGAACAGCATGAAGCTTATTTTAGCTCACTTGAATTAATTATAATCAGTTGCAGTTAGCATAAAGCTTtttccttatttatttttaaggTTTCAAATTTCACATTTGGATATGATTCCactgctttgttgtttaaaatcgcgaaattttacaccctaAAAAATAACTCGCTATACGGTATAAATTTAGTGAATGTGACATCCATTTTTTAATAAACTCAAGACAGAACAAATTTTgttttaggggccagttgaagccAGCCTGTGGCTGTGGGATTTTCTTGCTATATTGAATACCAATTGGTGGCCCTTGGTTGTTTTCTGCCCTTTGGTCAGGTTATTTCATGTGACttaatttctatctaaaaaagcCCATGCCCCACAGACAGATGATCTATTTTGGAGCTGAGACCCAGTTGTCAAAATTATGGTCCATTCTATCTAAGTATCTAATTAAGAGATCATGCTGCTCCAACTTGTTGAGGATCTGATTAATGACCTTATTTTAAGTGAtattctaattttttggcattaTGTGATAAGTCATAAGCTGTTGTCAATATTTTGTTATAGAAGCCACACTACACATCTATTTGTCCCTTCTCCAATCTTACCTTTCTTACCACCCTTTTTGGGGGATTTTTCTTTCTTGTCTGATTCTATAAATAGCATAACcaatcaaattgtaaaaataaagatttaggCATAATTGGGGTCTATTGTAGCAAATAGGAGTTAAATCAAAATAAGATTATTCACTACTAAGCATctagcaaacattttttttttaaaatacaataaaaagtaaaatcttttatcttttattcaagaattaattgtaattgtaatattCATTCCACATTTTTGCATGTctaacatttttttatcattaaaaatttGCAATTCTTTAAAATGATTGTTTTCTTGTTTGCATTTTGGAAACTTGTAGTAAATGTCTGTAGAATTTAACTCCtctatttaaaatatattcaatGTCTAAGTATGTAGAATACTAAACTACCTATAATActgtatttataaaaatgtaaaatttaggACTCGGCATGCTGGCATAGTTTCATTATATGACTGACAGTGGCTCTCTGCCAGCATGCAAAATGTGCTCTTGTGCTGAAATAAATGCTATTATGAAATGCATATACATCAAGCAATGATATGATTCTATTCTACAGTATAAATTGTAAGACCCTAAATTCCCAGCTTATAAAAAGAAGAGAAGAAAACTTCTaaatacagtataagaaaatcaGAATAAAATGAAGCATATCTAGATAGTAGTATTCCTTTAATCTAACTACCTAacctaaatgtttaaaaaatttggcttgcaaaaaaaacaaaaaaaacaaattggtaaTAAATGCAAGAAATAATAAAATCCAATATTAGTGTTATAAAAGAAACAATTGAATGtaaaagagtaaaaaaatattaatgtaaataaagatgataggcaaaaatgttcataaaaattacccaaaatttttattataaatctcTTAAAAAAATTCCACAGCATGAAAGCAAAATTGAGTAAAATCAAAGGACAGGTACACTGAtgattttgatgattttattGAGTGATCTATGTCATCGTCTAAGTGATAGTAAGTCCTTGACTAATATTTTAGACTCATGTCTGGGTTCAACTTGAGGAAGTTCCAATTTGTTATCAGTATTTTTTGAAGATACTCATAGCAGTTTGTGGATAAAAGCATGATTATGATGTGCAACATTTTCTagcatttttgttcttttttcttACCTTTCCTTACAAGTTTGACCATAGGTTGGTCTGAGTcagctttttcttttttagagtCTACATGAAAAATTTACTATTTATTTGGGGTTTCCAAATGGAAATTAAACCAATTTTGTTAATAGATAATGATAAGAAATCAAATATACTTGTTCACAAATATTTAagtgtaaaatttcattaatctgtaagacatttaaaaaaattattataacaaTTTAGACAAAATTTTCTagtaaaagaaagataactctattaTGAAAAGGGTTATAAAAAACAGGTGCATTGTATTTTTGGAAGTTTTTAATGTGTATCTTAATCCTCTCTTAAATGGAGCTCTTCCCCTAAAACcataattatcatttaaaaaaaatttccattttcatttgaattgtgtTTTAAGTATGGCAAGCCGGGATAAAAGCAAGATAATGATTTGCAACATTTCCGAGCGGCTTTTTCTTACCTTTTCTTGAAAGTTTGACTTTAGGTGTGTCcaattctttttcctttttagagTCTATATGAAATAAGGATATTTTGTTCTTCACTTTTGGACTgatatttttaataaccattcaCACAAAAAACCATGAATTTACCAAATTTTAATCattgaaaaataagttaatttcTATATTCTTTCTTTGTTATATTCAATACAAAAAACTatagtttttgatttttgttgattTAAAGTTCACttcaaaaatgttaaacattgaaaaaCGTGAAATCAAAGTTAAGGCTAATATATATTACTTTGTGAAAAGTTGTGTGTGAGAGCTTACCTTTTCGACTGAGTTTAATTTTGGGTGTGTTTGATTCCTGGTTTTCTCTTTTAGAGTCTATGAAAACAAAGGAGTGCAAATTCACACAAAAGAAACAATACTTTACAAACTAATATTTAATCTTGCTAATAAAAGCTCCAACACTCTTGATTTTGATATTAAGTTCTCTTCTGATAATACATTAGAAAAAGCAATATATAATATGGAATCCAATCCATAATTTTAGGGTAATCCTCAAATATAGAAAAGTCTGTTTCACTGATTATCTTTATTGTTagcaatattttattaaaaaggcatagaaaatgttggattatcTCTTAAAAACTCCAATTACAATGACCATAAAAGTGGTCATGTTCCCAGCCAATGATCAAAATCGGGTCAGATTATTTCATGAGCCAAAAAATATCCAAAACTAATGAATTCAAATTTTTACAGATCCAATGACTTTACTctatagaaaatttataaattttcctTTTACAATTTTGATTACAAGCAATGTTTTTTTAATAGCTTCAATAACTATCTGAGCTCCAATAACTGTCTGACCAGATTTTATCACTGGCATGTGAATATTCTGTTATTTACGAATCTTTCTTATACATTATCTCTGGCATCCAGTCTAATACTTTCCCGTAGGATTTTAAAAACAAGCAAATTAACAAGCaggaattaaattaaaaacagaCGACAGAGGATATAATTAATGCTGAGACCTTTTCTACCCGTTAGCTTGTTAGGAGAGAAAGAGTGTCGATCTTACCTTTACGACTTAGTCGTATATTAGAGAAGAATGAACTTCCACTCTCTCTTTTAGATTCTATTAGAAATAAcgggaaataaaatatttttattcatctgatttcAAAATTGTAATGAAAAGTTACTGAAcccataaaaatgaaattttctaaaattcttgtacattaattttgattaattactTGCATATTCTtattcaaaacaaataacaatatttgaaatagttaaaaaatattttacattaattcTGAAAATCATCTACTTTTATATACTGAttcaaatcaaataataaaatttgaattaaactgtACAATGTGTTACATGAAACTAAAAAGACCTTTGCTGCATTTAGCATTACATTGGTTTATTTATCACAATATTTGAGATATATTTTAGATTccatattacaaaaaaatgtttaaacaacTAAAATCATCACTATGTATACATCTATATAAAAGAAAGAACAGAATTTAAGCAAGAAAAGACCACCCAActatttttgacaatattttccGAAGTGATTTTGAATTGCATTTAGTAGTTACATAAAAAGCTGACAAGGTCGATGACAAGGTCAATGACAAGGTCGTAGACAAGCGAGAAAGTAAAGATTTGTTAGACATAGAGGCTTACCTTTACGTGATAGTTTTATTTTTGCATCACCATTTTCCCGTTTTGATTCTAACAAAAAGTTTATACATGTCAATTATACTAACTACCCACACATAATAATTAATGGTTTAATTTACAACATATAAGAATAATCTCGGCGAAAACTCTGTATTATTATACAACATAATTCTATTAAACTCTGTAAACTACATGCTGTAGTTCTATGACCAAGACGAAAATTTATAGTCCAACTGGGGCATATGAAGTATCCAGATGTTTATATAAGTAAAAGTTATAGCTGAATCACCTATTTCTAGTGAAGTTTTATCCCTACTTTTTTCATAATTCTGACTTATATCTTGGTCAGTTCTAAAATTTGTTTCTTCTTGTTCGAGTCCAGTCTATAAGTAAAAGTCCTGGTTCATACCTAGTTGATCTAATCCATTAAACTAATACACATAACAATATCTCTAgttcaaaattataaatcaatGAAAATACATTTCCAAACACACATGCAAAAATGTCTATTTCTGGGTTATGATGGAAccatgtaatttaaaaaatacttttatcaattgatataaaatattttaaaggcaaaaaatgaatatctttttcacttgtttttttacttcatattGAAAATTTGTAGAACCAGCTGTAATTTTAAATTCCAATGTAACCAAAttcataaattcataaaaaaaaaccaacattccTTGTATCAATGACTACTGTAAACATTGAAAATCAAAGGTCAAATGTTACCCCCTGATGACAACATCAATGCCATGTTACTATAGTAATGCAGTAACCTCCTGACCCCTGTACAACTCACCTTTTCTACTGATACTTTTAGACACACTAGGACTATTCTTGTGTTCAATTATTGGCATAACATTAGCTGGATCAAAATATCCACATTTACCATTCCCAAGAACACCCTTCCAGAATCCTGACTTCGGACAATCTTCAGGGCTGAAAACATATATCTTCAAGTAATTAAATGTTATTCCCTAAAACCCCTCCACAAAACTGTCTATGGAAAATATTCTATACTGTGACAGGTAACATATCACCATCAATTTCTCCATTTAAATTTGAGTGCCTGCAAGCATGTTTAACtccaccacattatgtatgtgtttGTCCCTAGTTAGGGGGCTTGTCATTATCTtatgttgctgtgtaacatatttgtacttttttttattacaaaatgtttCTGTACCATTTGTATAAACAAGCTTCTAAATTCATTTTTCTTGAATGAACTGTCCCAGTTAACAAGGGTCATTCAGGGGAAAACATGTTTACATAAGACATTGTCTCTTgaagatattcattttttttgtaactacATCCATTTTTTCTCTGTTAAAAAGTACTAAACTGGATGATTGTGTATGCACTCCCCTCAGCCTACATGCAAACTTTGTCACATGAATGAAATGGCAAATGGGTCTGTAATTCATTATTTTAAACTTGTAAACAAAATAAGCTTCAAATTTTAACCTGAACAGAACATATTCTAATAAACCAAAAATCAGATTCATATCTGTAAGAATAACATACTTTTTATAATCTATGCATGTGAAATTTCTAAAATTCTTTATACTCCAACTTACTTTTTATCTAATACATATATGACATCATATGATTTATAATACAGGAAGTCTTTAGGTACAACCACTTCTGGGAAATCTTTCATAGCTTTAACTTGGGTAGGTCTCATCTGTAATATAATCCAGAACTCATAAAATTTTCaatgctgtggattcattattattttttggataccaattttttcgtggatttcatgggtacagggggaccatgaatttaaatgttcaacaaaatacaaattgtCTTCAGAACAGTATgcagactttgtcaaaaccacgaaatcaaatatccatgaatatgcaagtttccatcaatccacaaaaaattggtacccacaaataTAATAAAGTAATCTCAACAATTTTTCCCTGGACATATCTGgaagatctgtactttgtgtcttttacagctaatttccttaTGCATGTAGAATAAgactttggtaagcttgcttgcttgctttgtttgtatattgtacaattgtaattgggataacgttctatcaaatttaaatataatacatgtatatacaggtttaactatgcCTATTTATATTGCTTGCAGatttcaatcttaattacaatgcttcatctaaagtttataaaaacaaagcaagTAAGCCAACAAAGTCTTACTCTACAaccattaggaaattagctctaatAGTGTTGTTGTGCTTTATATTCAGCTGATAAGTTAAATCCTTTTTCACAGATTTTTATAGTCTTTATGTTGTGCAGTTACACTACCGTCAAAATCTGGGGGAGGGTTGAGCAcctgcaaacatgtttaaccccaccacattatgtatgtgcctgtcccaggttGGGAGCCTGTCAAGCAgtgtttgtcatttgttgctgtgtgtatcatttgtttttcgtttattgttttgtacataaatcagtaAGTTGGCCATTAGCTTACTCGTTTGAGTTTTACATTAGCCATTTCaaggcctttatagcttgctatgctgtatgtgttttatttttatttgttaaaatccGTCCAATGGcctatagttgctaacttctACATCAATTGTTCTCTTgagaagagttgtcttattggccaACATACTACATCTTATTTCTATCCTTGCAATAtggtatgaaatatttaataggaAACAAAGGATTGAGGAACATAAATTAGTATATAGTGGAATAACAGGAGCCAACAttaggccaaacaaaaaagtaatTGTGTTTACTGTTACATGcagaaaaaaatagggtaggcaggtaggtagggaattttttgaatttttaataatttttaataatttttttaagtcTATTGGAGCAACATTGTGACTTCAACAATTGTTAATCAAAAAAGGTaaatacaagaatgtgtccccagtacaagGATGCCTCAATCgtgctatcattttctatgttcagtggactgtgaaattgaggtaaaaactctaatttggcattaaaattagaaagatcatatcatagggaacatgtgtactgagtgttaagttgatcggacttcaacttcataaaaaactacattgaccaaaaaactttaacctgaagcgggacagacagatggaacaaacgaacggacatacagaccagaaatcataatgcccctatactatcgtaggtggggcataaaaaactttAGGGTAGTTAATACAAATAAGAGTAGGTAGGGGTATAGTAAACATACTTTTTTTGTTTGGTTCTAGCTCTACCTACCTGAGGTAACATTACAAATAATTCACTGAACAATGGACGTCTTTCTGGATCATGTTCCCAACATTTGGTCATTATCTGGTAGTATTCTTTAGGACATAAATCTGGTCGCTCTAGTCTTTGGCAGTTTGGTGCATCTATTGATTCTAATATCTATCATagaaacaagaaaataaataaactacatagaaatgtgtaaattttatcatttttgttgagGTGTAATAGTAACATGTAATACAACACATAACCCAAATAATTCAGTCCCACTCTGTCTCTCTCATTTCCTAGGGCCAACTTTCTTCATATAGTAAAAATGGGCCATGAATACTAGATTTTGATTGGTGCTTTCTGTGAGAAAGCAAATCAGCTGCCAGCATAGTTTTATTCAGTATTCTAGGGTATTTTAGCCACCATAGAGCAACAGTATGAAATGTATTCATCAAGTACAGTTGAAAATTGTTTACTTTGGTTCtaattatcaattataatatttgtttcattaaaatGTATAGCAGAACTTACTTGTTGACCAGTTAATCCTGCCCATGGCTGGAACCCGTATGTAAATATTTCCCATAACGTTACACCAAATGCCCAAATATCACTGGCTGAGgtgaattttaaataatttatacacTCTGGTGCACACCTGAAAaagaaatcagttattttttatgttgaaatatttctttgaacATCTTAACTAAACAACTATCAAAACTCAATTTCTGTTTGGTAATATattgtaaacaaacaaaatttttcATGACTTTGGcaaaaagaaaaaacacaaatataaatgGTTAGTTTAAAGTAGTCAACAGTCATCAAAATTTGTTCATACATTATGTTGGTATTGTAAGATATATTTATTGGGGTATTTTAAGGAAATCTGGTACACATTGATATAACatataaaatggttttttttcaaggattttgtaaatattaccattatgacaattttatattCGAAGTTAGAAAGAAATTAACTGACTAAAGAATGGTAGATGTAATCACAGATTCCATTTTATTGTATTCTATTTTTACATGCCTCAACAAAATCTAAAAACATGATGACACCAAAGAATTTCAATTTACCCTTTGTGATATGTCTATTGTAATCTTTGGCTTTAAAGTTTGTTGCTGTATCTCTCATTTTCTTAATTGTTTTTTGTATTGCTCATAAATGAAGCcatttagttttctcatttgatttgCTTTACATTTGGCATTTCGAAGCACTTATAGCTTTATACTATGCTGTaaggtttttgctcattgttgaaagctttAATGATCTATAAGCCTTCTACAGCATTTTTCTCTTatatatctccttatttttatattgaccaTCATATTACATTTCTTAATGTTGTGAGATATTTATTCTATgcttataaaacaaaagaaaattaagattatctcccttataccaatgactataaatatatatgtaacttaCCAAGCTATAGGCAATTTTAGGTTTAGACTAAAATTACTCTGATAGTAATCTTTACCGATACCTAAGGCTCGAGATAATCCAAAGTCACTTATTTTTACCTGAAAGAAATAGAAATATAAATGTCATAAAGTACATTGATGACAAGTTCATCTG
It contains:
- the LOC139499880 gene encoding activated Cdc42 kinase-like isoform X35, with amino-acid sequence MTTEKSLLEFMEEAELDHYYQALKDQLKINAIHQLKYVEEEDLNDIGMTKPEMRRLKKMYKKEFPAGALGKLKKAILTRSGGDIGRSLSPSPPEQRSPRPSSYIRPPCKQIIPANSIQINKTLGEGEFGIVQQGLWTTETGEKVQVAIKCLTKEKMHTGTTEFLKEANIMQNVDHENIVRMYGVVLDKDDSLMLVTELAPMRSLLECLKEQSLRTDFPLPRLCDFAQEICDGMSYLESKRLIHRDLAARNILVFSKSKVKISDFGLSRALGIGKDYYQSNFSLNLKLPIAWCAPECINYLKFTSASDIWAFGVTLWEIFTYGFQPWAGLTGQQILESIDAPNCQRLERPDLCPKEYYQIMTKCWEHDPERRPLFSELFVMLPQMRPTQVKAMKDFPEVVVPKDFLYYKSYDVIYVLDKNPEDCPKSGFWKGVLGNGKCGYFDPANVMPIIEHKNSPSVSKSISRKESKRENGDAKIKLSRKESNRKSLRRFNAEMISGPQNDLRHTGHIGYDGAIFGDVGFIGDNYDKLPVKVASTGKEGESRISTVSLNRDENGHNMNGSLGTNGHSWISQESIDSQYVTRTDEVDSGDFQYQDIDDDSIFADFKMPDMSSSFDFGPSFMDEVLKAINDKEAKLANSSSNDSSATTTPQHESPPKLMTNGRGSKSPPPPLPVQPPRLEPRNREPPKPEPRKQAKVKPMSASDEKMIDDAIAMANELSSRSHMSSSQEPSSPDKYQSDSESDSGSPQNGSRFKFSFKRSPKLDRQRTFSEEIKNKADQVESVPPGAMEAYNQLVMRGSVKEKSGTSYSSEEREVTPPKREVTPVKRELTPVRREITPAKREIIPAKRDITPAKREITPAKREITPMKREVTPERREVTPVHQDSTYGVPLAMIDDFDLEPPEMNFNQFTEMSYHQKPVPKPRPDSKRSDIPIPAPKPRPEIIQRVEPVPRPQKPPPEIPQEYDLKVKLPEDEYRPKILDTSSEQTSECDSEDIKNNVEVLRIDEPDSDNVHTDSGTESVNSATEVNRQDDSRRDSYNKSSSLFVGEDFSEPSPREIMNKLARESRIRRSLDHQRGVISGSEEGHSRNIREPQGIPGKGAMSSSTGGDEDVETNPLRMLRGGAIPIRGGRVGQGMNHKTYNSKLHVKIPTLHHSMSVDSGTIQHVKERDATNLPSPTRAPAIPPRSNSVSGDGNSLPLPPRMPLRHSTPIGAKRERKFPLQIDDSGIDGHSTPQSLGEELRGSRDDEICV